In one Amaranthus tricolor cultivar Red isolate AtriRed21 chromosome 8, ASM2621246v1, whole genome shotgun sequence genomic region, the following are encoded:
- the LOC130820980 gene encoding probable LRR receptor-like serine/threonine-protein kinase At1g14390, producing MNLNFWVYFSLLILIVCIPKSFAQINPPEARILLQLQKHLEYPSVLQSWQKWTAFCFLPPSSSVTITCSNGRVTEITVIGNKSSPTHDSSTSLINGKFIVSQKTLSEKFSIDSLFTVLTKLTNLQKLSLISLGIWGNLPTTISRFSLLESFNMSSNFIYGEIPSQISKIKTLKTLIVANNLINGKFPDLGSLQNLQEIDLSNNQIGPNFPSLGTNLVSIILRNNSFRSQISTQMKIFNQLQRFDASENNLIGPIPSFMFNLPALWYLNLAQNQLTGELPMSTNCGKRLWFVDISRNLFVGELPSCMGNESHKYRKVLSDWNCFSSLRFQHPTSFCEREAIAVIPPDKEFVGNQGSSGSKIWLIFGIIGGTILFVGSVVSLIWLIYNGRKYGGAQLFSNKYDKSFGGKLSARPSAMVDSKYGPKSMRIPNLGLPPHKSFTLEELEEATNHFDQVNLIAEGSQGQLYKGLLQSDTPILVRSIKVKEKHSSKTLKQHMDALSQLRHQNLVCVLGHCVVTYKERHQGTAIFVVFEHVTNGSLREQFTDWRRKDKLKWPQRMTISMGIAKGVQFLHTGMVPGVFGNEINIENILLDESLTPKVSNYRIPLPFKVETPNDQNVLISGKPDKDDIYNLGVILLELLTGRQITSENQVDKLKQELEKSLAESASALQQAVDLSMRGTYAYQSIKTAAELTVNCLSNDPNRRPPMEDVVWHLQYSIQAQQTWTSSGNLAFNSGNQGLNK from the exons atgaatttaaatttctgggtttattttagtttattaattctTATAGTGTGCATTCCAAAATCATTTGCACAAATCAATCCCCCAGAAGCAAGAATTTTATTACAACTCCAAAAACATCTTGAATATCCATCGGTTCTTCAATCATGGCAAAAATGGACTGCTTTCTGTTTTCTTCCTCCTTCATCTTCTGTTACTATAACATGTTCTAATGGGCGTGTAACAGAAATAACTGTCATTGGGAATAAATCTTCACCTACCCATGATTCTTCAACTTCTTTAATAAATGGTAAATTTATTGTTTCTCAAAAAACTTTATCAGAAAAATTCTCCATTGATTCATTATTCACTGTTCTTACGAAACTCACAAATTTACAAAAACTTTCCCTTATTTCATTGGGTATTTGGGGTAATTTACCCACAACAATATCTAGATTTTCTCTTCTTGAATCATTCAATATGAGTTCAAATTTCATCTATGGTGAAATCCCATCtcaaatttccaaaataaaaaccctaaaaaccctAATTGTTGCAAATAATTTAATCAATGGAAAATTTCCTGATTTGGGTAGTTTACAAAATCTTCAAGAGATTGATTTAAGTAACAACCAAATAGGGCCAAATTTCCCGTCATTAGGAACAAATTTAGTGAGCATTATACTAAGAAATAACTCATTTAGGTCACAAATTTCTACTCAAATGAAGATTTTCAATCAACTACAAAGATTTGATGCATCAGAAAACAATCTAATTGGGCCAATCCCATCTTTTATGTTCAATCTTCCTGCATTATGGTACTTAAATTTAGCACAAAATCAGCTGACAGGTGAACTTCCAATGAGCACAAACTGTGGTAAGAGGTTATGGTTCGTCGACATATCTCGAAATTTGTTTGTTGGGGAGCTTCCTAGCTGTATGGGTAATGAGTCCCACAAGTATAGGAAGGTCCTTAGTGATTGGAACTGTTTTTCGAGTTTGAGGTTTCAGCACCCGACTTCGTTTTGTGAAAGGGAAGCCATTGCTGTGATTCCACCTGATAAGGAATTTGTAGGAAATCAGGGGAGTTCTGGGAGTAAAATTTGGTTGATATTTGGGATAATTGGTGGGACTATATTGTTTGTTGGTagtgttgtttctttgatttggttgaTTTACAATGGAAGAAAGTATGGAGGAGCACAACTTTTTAGTAACAAATATGATAAATCTTTTGGTGGGAAGTTGTCTGCTCGTCCTTCTGCAATGGTTGATTCGA aatatggACCGAAATCGATGAGGATTCCGAACCTAGGACTTCCACCCCATAAGTCTTTTACCTTAGAAGAACTAGAAGAAGCAACAAATCACTTTGATCAAGTAAACTTGATTGCAGAAGGATCTCAAGGACAG CTTTACAAAGGTTTGCTTCAAAGTGACACACCAATTTTGGTTAGAAGTATAAAGGTAAAAGAGAAGCATTCATCCAAGACTTTAAAACAACATATGGATGCTTTATCACAACTAAGGCATCAAAATTTGGTTTGTGTGCTTGGACATTGTGTTGTTACATATAAAGAACGACATCAAGGAACCGCGATTTTTGTTGTTTTCGAGCACGTAACAAATGGTTCATTGAGAGAGCAATTTACAG ATTGGAGAAGAAAGGACAAACTAAAATGGCCACAAAGAATGACAATCTCAATGGGAATTGCCAAAGGAGTTCAATTCCTGCACACAGGAATGGTACCAGGAGTTTTTGGGAATGAGATCAACATTGAGAATATTTTGTTGGATGAAAGTCTTACTCCAAAAGTCAGCAACTATAGGATTCCATTGCCCTTCAAG GTAGAAACCCCAAATGATCAAAATGTCCTAATTTCTGGAAAACCAGACAAGGATGACATTTACAATCTGGGTGTGATTCTGCTTGAGTTACTAACAGGCAGACAGATCACATCAGAAAACCAAGTAGATAAGCTAAAACAAGAG CTCGAAAAAAGTTTAGCAGAATCAGCATCAGCACTACAGCAAGCAGTAGACCTGTCGATGAGAGGCACATACGCGTACCAATCCATCAAAACGGCTGCTGAACTTACCGTTAACTGCTTAAGCAACGATCCCAACAGACGACCTCCCATGGAAGACGTGGTATGGCATTTACAGTACTCGATTCAAGCACAACAGACCTGGACTAGCAGCGGAAATCTTGCGTTCAACAGTGGAAATCAAGGCTTGAATAAGTGA
- the LOC130820840 gene encoding ubiquitin-conjugating enzyme E2 2 — MSTPARKRLMRDFKRLSQDPPAGISGAPQDNNIMLWNAVIFGPDDTPWDGGTFKLTLQFSEDYPNKPPTVRFVSRMFHPNIYADGSICLDILQNQWSPIYDVAAILTSIQSLLCDPNPNSPANSEAARMFSENKREYNRRVREIVEQSWTAD, encoded by the exons ATGTCAACTCCAGCAAGAAAGAGGTTGATGAGGGATTTCAAGCGCCTCTCACAAGACCCTCCCGCTGGGATTAGTGGTGCTCCTCAAGATAATAACATTATGCTCTGGAATGCCGTTATCTTTGG TCCGGATGATACCCCTTGGGATGGAG GCACGTTCAAGTTGACACTTCAGTTCTCTGAAGACTACCCTAATAAACCTCCAACGGTACGCTTTGTATCTCGGATGTTCCATCCAAACA ttTATGCAGATGGAAGCATCTGTCTTGATATCTTACAGAATCAATGGAGCCCTATCTATGATGTTGCTGCTATTCTGACCTCAATTCAG TCTTTGCTGTGTGATCCGAACCCAAACTCTCCTGCTAATTCAGAAGCTGCAAGGATGTTTAGTGAGAACAAGCGTGAATATAATAGGAGAGTACGTGAGATTGTCGAGCAGAGTTGGACTGCTGATTAA